Proteins encoded by one window of Sorangium aterium:
- a CDS encoding serine/threonine-protein kinase, producing MLPAALGRYHVQRLLGEGAMGRVLLAHDPLLDRDVALKHLRDDLRIPRDVREQLIVRMRHEARAAARVTHPNLVTLHDVGEDPDFGLYLVFEYVEGPTLKQHLLERPLSAAQAARLARELGEALTIAHRAGIVHRDIKPENIILSMNGGKIADFGIARIPDSTLTHQGGLMGTPAYSAPETFRVGKFSPESDQFSLAAVMYEAISGSRAFPGDDAVSVASRIATDEPPPIARELGLPPSLDQVLARGLSKRPEDRYPSCDEFGAAFANSLEWAASSQMPRRMLDSAVTATPALSAEPAAVRADPLDINFPPRERKAGQIAVGAAVVVATAALLLHTALRSADAPAEEPAVGAAPSASSATTAPRPRPAPSTRPARPKHDPADTTARATVSAEPSAAEPSASAPGSAAPSPVSTPLPEDEQAADAGTPETDDLDVPEATEPGAQDAGGADAAAR from the coding sequence GTGCTGCCCGCCGCCCTCGGCCGCTACCACGTGCAGCGCCTCCTCGGCGAGGGGGCGATGGGGCGCGTGCTGCTGGCGCACGATCCGCTGCTCGATCGCGACGTCGCGCTGAAGCACCTGCGCGACGACCTGCGCATCCCGCGCGACGTCCGCGAGCAGCTGATCGTGAGGATGCGCCACGAAGCGCGCGCCGCCGCCCGGGTGACCCACCCGAACCTCGTCACGCTCCACGACGTCGGCGAGGACCCGGACTTCGGGCTCTACCTCGTCTTCGAGTACGTCGAGGGGCCGACGCTGAAGCAGCACCTCCTCGAGCGGCCGCTCTCGGCGGCGCAGGCGGCGCGCCTCGCGCGCGAGCTCGGCGAGGCGCTCACGATCGCGCACCGGGCAGGCATCGTCCACCGCGACATCAAGCCGGAGAACATCATCCTCTCGATGAACGGCGGCAAGATCGCCGACTTCGGCATCGCGCGGATCCCGGACTCGACGCTGACGCACCAGGGAGGGCTCATGGGGACGCCCGCGTACAGCGCGCCGGAGACGTTCCGCGTCGGGAAGTTCTCGCCCGAGAGCGATCAGTTCTCGCTCGCCGCCGTCATGTACGAGGCGATCTCCGGGAGCCGCGCGTTCCCGGGCGACGACGCGGTCTCGGTCGCGTCGCGGATCGCGACCGACGAGCCGCCGCCGATCGCGAGGGAGCTCGGCCTCCCGCCGTCGCTCGATCAGGTGCTCGCGCGCGGGCTGTCGAAGCGACCCGAGGACAGGTACCCGAGCTGCGACGAGTTCGGCGCCGCGTTCGCGAACAGCCTCGAGTGGGCCGCCTCCAGCCAGATGCCGAGGCGGATGCTGGACAGCGCCGTCACGGCGACGCCGGCGCTGTCCGCCGAGCCAGCCGCGGTGCGCGCGGATCCGCTCGACATCAACTTCCCTCCCCGCGAGCGGAAGGCGGGGCAGATCGCCGTGGGCGCGGCCGTGGTCGTGGCCACGGCCGCGCTGCTCCTCCACACCGCGCTGCGATCTGCAGACGCGCCCGCCGAGGAGCCCGCCGTCGGAGCAGCGCCGAGCGCGTCGTCGGCGACGACGGCGCCGCGACCGCGCCCCGCGCCGTCGACGCGGCCTGCGCGCCCGAAGCACGACCCCGCCGACACCACGGCGCGCGCGACGGTCAGCGCGGAGCCCAGCGCCGCGGAGCCCAGCGCGAGCGCGCCGGGCAGCGCCGCGCCCTCGCCCGTGTCGACCCCGCTCCCCGAGGACGAGCAGGCCGCGGACGCCGGAACGCCGGAGACCGACGACCTCGACGTGCCAGAGGCCACAGAGCCCGGCGCGCAGGACGCCGGTGGTGCCGATGCTGCTGCGCGTTGA
- the pdhA gene encoding pyruvate dehydrogenase (acetyl-transferring) E1 component subunit alpha, producing the protein MTTLTNGDDLHLSLYRKMFQIRRFEEEAARAYAQSKIGGFLHLYIGQEPIAVGASAALRPDDYVMTTYRDHGLALARGMSPRAAMAELYGKVTGCSKGLGGSMHFFDKEHNMLGGYGIVGGHIPIAVGTAFASKYRGEDRVSMVFFGEGAVSIGDFHEGMSLAALWKLPIVFVCENNEYAMGTPLSRTLSVEDVSLKALAYGMERDRFNSEHVLQVRDRLAEAVARARTNSEPTLVEIRTYRFRGHSMSDPGKYRTKEELEERKKKDVLLRSRVELEEKGHKAALEAIEKEVEDEITDAIRFAEESPEPGPEVLEPTTYAGPFAR; encoded by the coding sequence ATGACTACCCTGACAAACGGCGACGATCTCCATCTGTCGCTCTACCGAAAGATGTTTCAGATACGCCGCTTCGAGGAAGAGGCGGCCCGCGCGTACGCGCAGAGCAAGATCGGTGGGTTCCTTCACCTGTACATCGGTCAGGAGCCCATCGCCGTCGGTGCCTCCGCGGCGCTCCGCCCCGACGACTACGTGATGACCACCTACCGCGATCACGGGCTCGCGCTCGCCCGCGGGATGAGCCCGCGCGCCGCGATGGCCGAGCTCTACGGCAAGGTCACCGGGTGCTCGAAGGGGCTCGGCGGCTCGATGCACTTCTTCGACAAAGAGCACAACATGCTCGGCGGCTACGGCATCGTCGGCGGGCACATCCCCATCGCCGTCGGGACCGCGTTCGCGTCGAAGTACCGCGGCGAGGACCGGGTCTCGATGGTGTTCTTCGGCGAGGGCGCGGTGAGCATCGGCGACTTCCACGAAGGGATGTCGCTCGCGGCGCTGTGGAAGCTGCCGATCGTGTTCGTCTGCGAGAACAACGAGTACGCGATGGGGACGCCGCTCTCCCGGACGCTCTCGGTCGAGGACGTCTCGCTGAAGGCGCTCGCCTACGGGATGGAGCGCGATCGCTTCAACTCCGAGCACGTCCTCCAGGTGCGCGATCGCCTCGCCGAGGCCGTCGCGCGGGCGCGCACGAACTCGGAGCCGACGCTGGTCGAGATCAGGACGTACCGCTTCCGGGGCCACTCGATGAGCGATCCCGGCAAGTACCGGACGAAGGAGGAGCTCGAGGAGCGCAAGAAGAAGGACGTGCTCCTCCGCTCTCGCGTCGAGCTCGAGGAGAAGGGCCACAAGGCCGCCCTCGAGGCGATCGAGAAAGAGGTGGAAGACGAGATCACCGACGCGATCCGCTTCGCCGAGGAGAGCCCCGAACCCGGGCCCGAGGTGCTCGAGCCCACAACCTATGCAGGACCTTTTGCGCGATGA
- a CDS encoding pyruvate dehydrogenase complex E1 component subunit beta, with amino-acid sequence MTVLRFREAVRAAMVEEMERDERVYLVGEEVGHYQGAYKVTEGMLDKFGSRRVIDAPITESGFTGISIGAAMVGLRPIVEYMTWNFSAVAFDQILNNAAKLRQMSGGQLSIPLVLRAPNGSAKQVGSQHSHAMEHFYAHVPGLKVLAPAMPADAKGLLKSAIRDDNPVLFMESETLYGVKGEVPDDPDFIVPLGVASIVREGTDVSIIAWSRMVHVAIEAAAELEKEGISAEIVDLRSLRPLDEETIVKSVTKTHRAVVAHEGWPYGGVGAEIADRIQRLAFDELDAPVLRATTLDVPMPYNARLEQYVIPQASRIIENVHRVLYKS; translated from the coding sequence ATGACCGTCCTAAGATTCCGTGAGGCGGTTCGCGCCGCCATGGTCGAGGAAATGGAGCGCGACGAGCGGGTGTACCTCGTCGGCGAGGAGGTCGGGCACTACCAGGGCGCCTACAAGGTGACCGAGGGGATGCTCGACAAGTTCGGGAGCAGGCGCGTGATCGACGCGCCCATCACCGAGAGCGGGTTCACGGGCATCTCGATCGGCGCCGCGATGGTCGGGCTCCGGCCGATCGTCGAGTACATGACGTGGAACTTCTCCGCCGTGGCGTTCGACCAGATCCTCAACAACGCGGCGAAGCTCCGGCAGATGTCCGGCGGGCAGCTCAGCATCCCGCTCGTGCTGCGGGCGCCGAACGGCTCGGCGAAGCAGGTCGGCTCGCAGCACTCGCACGCGATGGAGCACTTCTACGCGCACGTCCCCGGCCTCAAGGTCCTCGCGCCCGCGATGCCGGCGGACGCGAAGGGTCTCCTGAAGTCGGCGATCCGGGACGACAACCCGGTGCTCTTCATGGAGAGCGAGACGCTCTACGGCGTGAAGGGCGAGGTGCCCGACGATCCCGATTTCATCGTGCCGCTCGGGGTCGCGTCGATCGTGCGCGAGGGGACCGACGTCTCGATCATCGCGTGGAGCCGGATGGTGCACGTCGCGATCGAGGCGGCCGCGGAGCTGGAGAAGGAGGGCATCAGCGCGGAGATCGTGGACCTGCGATCGCTGCGCCCGCTCGACGAGGAGACGATCGTGAAGAGCGTCACGAAGACGCACCGCGCGGTCGTGGCGCACGAGGGCTGGCCGTACGGCGGCGTCGGCGCGGAGATCGCCGATCGCATCCAGCGGCTCGCGTTCGACGAGCTGGACGCGCCCGTGCTGCGCGCGACGACGCTCGACGTCCCGATGCCCTACAACGCGCGGCTGGAGCAGTACGTGATCCCGCAGGCGTCGCGGATCATCGAAAATGTTCACCGCGTTCTCTACAAAAGCTGA
- the fxsT gene encoding FxSxx-COOH system tetratricopeptide repeat protein yields the protein MVALATSPADVFFSYSPRDEDLRPKIETHLDALKRQGVIRNYQGFALGGGRERREATAARLREARVVLLLVSADFLSTDAWLSAEMREAIARHEAGECRVIPVILRPCAWEKTLLGALQPLPSRARPVTSYPNQSEAFTEIAKGIRSAVRETEPPTQRPAARRPSSSPDAEPHIKKLPPRNPGFTGRDQLLSELRSTLTTGGPAALTQSISGLGGVGKTQLVAEYAHRYASQYNVVWWIRAEEPAMAAEDFARLAAALDLPEQNEADHRIAIEAARSWLSRNDKWLLIFDNVNDPQDVAPYLPHPRTGHILITSRNPSFRGIATPLTVPALDRADSVKFLLDRTGQSDARAAEKLAETLGDLPLALVQAAATIKETGSSIATYHAAFGDHQRGLLLRGMPMDYPTPIATTWGLAFQEAQRFSPVAVDLLSLCAYLAPDDIPREGLADAAPHLPAALAEALSDPLMLDEAVAALRRYSFIDVHEGALSVHRLVQAVVRDRLSPEDRKVWAEAAVRLVDHAFPESSDEVETWPFCARWLPHALAAASQAEAHDVAREVRGRLLARFAVYLQGRAAFAESKGYLERALALHEAVFGHDDPKVAAVLRSLGSVLHDLGDLGGARAHLERALAIDIASFGPDHPDVARDVNDLGSVLMDQGDLPGARKHLERALAIDEATYGPDDPSVAIRLNNLGALFRDLGDFAGARVHLERALAIDIRAYGPDHPTVAIGRTNLGRLLHDLGDLKGARDQFEEALKIDEHSYGLYHPRFALALNNRGRVLRDLGDLAGARADFERALAIVEDTYGPDHPDVARDINNLGSVLRDLGDLEGARANFARVLKIAEATYGPDHPAVAIGCNNLGSVLQALGELPGAREQLERALGIAQATYGPDHPVVASIVNNLGRVLQALGDLSGAWQQIERAVAIATKALGPSHPSVQIFSRNLARLGDALGSSAGAT from the coding sequence ATGGTTGCCTTGGCGACGAGCCCCGCCGATGTGTTCTTCTCCTACTCTCCGAGGGACGAGGACCTGCGGCCCAAGATCGAGACCCACCTCGACGCGCTGAAACGGCAGGGGGTCATCCGGAATTACCAGGGCTTCGCGCTCGGCGGAGGGAGGGAGCGGCGAGAGGCGACCGCGGCGAGGCTGCGCGAGGCCCGGGTCGTGCTGCTGCTCGTGAGCGCGGATTTCCTCTCCACCGACGCGTGGCTCTCTGCGGAGATGCGGGAGGCGATCGCTCGCCACGAGGCCGGCGAGTGCCGGGTCATCCCCGTGATCCTGCGGCCCTGCGCCTGGGAGAAGACGCTGCTCGGTGCGCTGCAGCCGCTGCCGAGCCGCGCGCGGCCCGTGACGAGCTACCCCAACCAGAGCGAGGCGTTCACGGAGATCGCGAAGGGGATCCGGAGCGCCGTCCGCGAGACGGAGCCGCCGACGCAGCGGCCGGCCGCTCGAAGGCCGTCGAGCTCGCCCGACGCGGAGCCGCACATCAAGAAGCTGCCGCCGCGCAACCCGGGCTTCACCGGGCGCGACCAGCTCCTGAGCGAGCTGCGGAGCACGCTCACGACGGGGGGGCCCGCGGCGCTCACGCAGTCGATCAGCGGACTCGGCGGCGTCGGCAAGACGCAGCTCGTCGCCGAGTACGCGCACCGGTACGCGAGCCAGTACAACGTCGTCTGGTGGATCCGCGCCGAGGAGCCGGCCATGGCGGCCGAGGACTTCGCGCGCCTCGCCGCGGCCCTCGACCTGCCAGAGCAGAACGAGGCCGATCACCGGATCGCGATCGAGGCGGCCCGATCGTGGCTGTCGCGCAACGACAAGTGGCTCCTCATCTTCGACAACGTGAACGATCCGCAGGACGTCGCCCCGTACCTGCCGCACCCGCGCACCGGGCACATCCTCATCACCTCGCGCAACCCGAGCTTCCGCGGCATCGCCACCCCGCTCACCGTTCCGGCGCTCGACCGCGCCGACTCGGTGAAGTTCCTGCTCGATCGGACAGGGCAGAGCGACGCGCGCGCCGCGGAGAAGCTCGCCGAGACGCTCGGGGATCTCCCCCTCGCGCTGGTGCAGGCCGCGGCGACCATCAAGGAGACGGGATCGTCGATCGCGACCTACCACGCCGCCTTCGGCGATCACCAGCGCGGGCTCCTGCTCCGCGGCATGCCGATGGACTACCCGACGCCGATCGCCACGACCTGGGGCCTCGCGTTCCAGGAGGCGCAGCGCTTCTCGCCCGTCGCGGTCGACCTCTTGAGCCTGTGCGCGTACCTGGCGCCCGATGACATCCCGCGCGAGGGCCTCGCCGACGCCGCGCCGCACCTGCCGGCGGCGCTGGCGGAGGCGCTGAGCGATCCGCTGATGCTCGACGAGGCGGTCGCCGCGCTCCGCCGCTACTCGTTCATCGACGTGCACGAAGGCGCGCTCTCCGTGCACCGCCTCGTCCAGGCGGTGGTCCGCGATCGCCTCTCGCCCGAGGACCGGAAGGTGTGGGCCGAGGCGGCGGTCCGGCTCGTCGACCACGCGTTCCCCGAGAGCAGCGACGAGGTGGAGACGTGGCCCTTCTGCGCCCGATGGCTGCCGCACGCGCTCGCCGCGGCGAGCCAGGCCGAAGCGCACGACGTCGCGAGGGAGGTGCGCGGGCGGCTCCTCGCCCGGTTCGCCGTCTACCTGCAGGGGCGCGCCGCGTTCGCGGAGTCGAAGGGGTACCTGGAGCGGGCGCTCGCGCTCCACGAGGCGGTGTTCGGCCACGACGATCCGAAGGTCGCGGCCGTGCTGCGCAGCCTCGGCAGCGTCCTCCACGACCTCGGCGATCTCGGCGGCGCGCGGGCGCACCTGGAGCGCGCGCTGGCGATCGACATCGCGAGCTTCGGCCCCGATCACCCGGACGTCGCGCGCGACGTGAACGACCTCGGCAGCGTGCTCATGGATCAGGGCGATCTGCCGGGCGCCCGCAAGCACCTGGAGCGCGCCCTCGCCATCGACGAGGCGACGTACGGCCCCGACGATCCGAGCGTCGCGATACGGCTCAACAACCTGGGCGCGCTCTTCCGCGACCTCGGCGACTTCGCGGGCGCGCGCGTGCACCTCGAGCGGGCGCTCGCGATCGACATCCGCGCCTACGGTCCGGATCACCCGACGGTCGCGATCGGGCGCACGAACCTCGGTCGGCTGCTCCACGATCTCGGCGACCTCAAGGGAGCGCGCGATCAGTTCGAGGAGGCCCTCAAGATCGACGAGCACAGCTACGGCCTCTACCACCCGCGCTTCGCGCTCGCGCTGAACAACCGCGGGCGCGTGCTGCGCGATCTCGGCGACCTGGCCGGCGCGCGCGCCGACTTCGAGCGCGCGCTCGCGATCGTCGAGGACACCTACGGGCCGGACCACCCGGACGTGGCGCGGGACATCAACAACCTCGGCAGCGTGCTGCGCGACCTCGGCGACCTCGAGGGCGCGCGCGCGAACTTCGCGCGCGTGCTGAAGATCGCCGAGGCGACCTACGGCCCGGACCACCCGGCGGTGGCGATCGGCTGCAACAACCTCGGCAGCGTGCTGCAAGCGCTCGGTGAGCTGCCCGGAGCGCGCGAGCAGCTGGAGCGCGCGCTCGGCATCGCGCAAGCCACGTACGGCCCGGATCATCCGGTCGTGGCGAGCATCGTGAACAACCTCGGGCGCGTCTTGCAGGCGCTCGGCGATCTGTCGGGAGCGTGGCAGCAGATCGAGCGCGCCGTGGCGATCGCCACGAAGGCGCTCGGGCCGTCGCACCCGTCCGTGCAGATCTTCTCGCGGAACCTTGCGCGCCTCGGCGACGCCCTCGGGAGCAGCGCCGGGGCCACATGA
- a CDS encoding ATP/GTP-binding protein encodes MSHSEVPPPPGIWGVPASTSRNLAARDDLLAEIGAALARRGVAPLCGLGGTGKTKLAIEHAYRNAGAYDTVFLIDGQSQATMDASFVTLAAEMRLPEHEQLDPARAVAAVRAKLGRRGRWLLLFDGVRDPSEVEPYIPSVSHGGRVLTTSQNPIWRGLTTVNVRGIERAESVRFLLQRTGETDAESADALAEELGDLPLALAQAGAYIEETGRPLAEYLALFRQRPAALLERPASFPVTVATAWESALAAVFSHQAAAELLSLCSFLPMDAIPRRSLGEYDPLALDDAIAMLRLHSLIEVRPHALSVHRLVKIVVRNQLRRDDRRRWMEAARRIVQASGRISPSTEEEREGRTEPESG; translated from the coding sequence GTGAGCCATTCAGAGGTGCCACCGCCGCCCGGGATCTGGGGCGTCCCCGCGTCGACCAGCCGGAACCTGGCCGCGCGCGACGATCTGCTCGCCGAGATCGGCGCCGCGCTCGCCAGGCGGGGCGTGGCGCCGCTCTGCGGGCTCGGCGGCACCGGCAAGACCAAGCTCGCGATCGAGCATGCGTACCGCAACGCCGGCGCCTACGACACCGTCTTCCTGATCGACGGCCAGAGCCAGGCGACGATGGACGCCTCCTTCGTCACGCTCGCCGCGGAGATGAGGCTGCCCGAGCACGAGCAGCTGGATCCCGCGCGCGCCGTCGCCGCGGTGCGCGCCAAGCTCGGGCGTCGCGGGCGCTGGCTCCTCCTCTTCGATGGCGTGCGCGACCCGAGCGAGGTCGAGCCCTATATCCCGAGCGTCTCCCACGGCGGCCGCGTGCTCACGACGTCGCAGAACCCTATCTGGCGCGGCCTCACGACGGTGAACGTCCGCGGTATCGAGCGCGCCGAGTCGGTGCGCTTCCTGCTCCAGCGCACGGGCGAGACCGACGCGGAGTCGGCCGACGCGCTCGCAGAGGAGCTCGGCGATCTGCCGCTCGCCCTGGCGCAGGCCGGCGCGTACATCGAGGAGACGGGACGCCCGCTCGCGGAGTACCTCGCCCTGTTCCGCCAGCGGCCGGCCGCGCTCCTGGAGCGCCCCGCCAGCTTCCCGGTGACGGTCGCGACCGCCTGGGAGAGCGCGCTCGCGGCCGTGTTCAGCCACCAGGCAGCGGCAGAGCTCCTCAGCTTGTGCTCGTTCCTGCCGATGGACGCGATCCCTCGGCGGTCGCTCGGCGAGTACGATCCGCTCGCGCTCGACGACGCCATCGCGATGCTGCGGCTGCACTCGCTGATCGAGGTGCGGCCGCACGCCCTCAGCGTTCACCGCCTCGTGAAGATCGTCGTCCGCAACCAGCTGCGGCGGGACGATCGGCGGCGATGGATGGAAGCGGCGCGCCGCATCGTTCAGGCTTCCGGCCGGATCTCCCCGAGCACGGAAGAGGAGCGCGAAGGTAGGACGGAGCCGGAGTCGGGGTAA
- a CDS encoding pyruvate dehydrogenase complex dihydrolipoamide acetyltransferase, which produces MAKVLELPKLSPTMEEGQISAWHKKEGDAIDIDDLLAEVETDKATMEYKSFDRGTLLKILVPAGSVVQLGQPVAIIGAPGEDVSALAGGSGGAAAAKPSAAEAQPKGERAAPPAGGDAPVTSPPPAARGEAVSPPTQPAAPQPSSNGRVKASPYVRKLGRERGLDLSSVAGSGPRGRIVARDLEGLKPAPAAAAAKATAPGELAAPEVRPLSMMRKAIARRLTESKQTVPHFYLSIDVDADPLNALREQINADLAATAAEGEKPAKVSFNDLLVKACAIALVRVPECNAQFTPDAILVHQRVDISVAVAVPEGLVTPVVRDVDRKQVLDIAAEVRELAGRAKAKKLRPEEMANGTFSISNLGMYGIDNFGAVINPPEGAILAVGQVRQEPVVRGEQIVPGRRLSMTLSCDHRVVDGAVGATFLKVLRQLLEHPTQILLG; this is translated from the coding sequence ATGGCGAAGGTTCTGGAACTTCCGAAGCTGTCCCCGACCATGGAGGAGGGGCAGATCAGTGCCTGGCACAAGAAGGAAGGCGACGCGATCGACATCGACGATCTGCTCGCAGAGGTCGAGACCGACAAGGCGACCATGGAGTACAAGTCCTTCGATCGAGGGACGTTGCTCAAGATCCTCGTGCCTGCGGGCAGCGTGGTTCAGCTCGGCCAGCCTGTCGCGATCATCGGCGCCCCGGGCGAGGACGTAAGCGCCCTCGCCGGTGGGAGCGGCGGCGCCGCCGCGGCGAAGCCGAGCGCGGCGGAGGCTCAGCCCAAGGGAGAGCGCGCCGCGCCGCCGGCCGGCGGCGACGCGCCCGTGACGAGCCCGCCGCCAGCGGCGCGCGGAGAGGCGGTCTCGCCGCCCACGCAGCCGGCCGCGCCGCAGCCGTCGTCGAACGGGCGCGTGAAGGCGTCGCCCTACGTGCGGAAGCTCGGCCGAGAGCGCGGGCTCGACCTCAGCAGCGTCGCCGGCAGCGGCCCGCGCGGGCGCATCGTCGCGCGCGACCTCGAGGGGCTGAAGCCGGCGCCGGCCGCCGCGGCGGCCAAGGCGACCGCCCCTGGCGAGCTCGCTGCGCCGGAGGTGCGGCCGCTCAGCATGATGCGCAAGGCGATCGCCCGGCGCCTCACCGAGTCCAAGCAGACGGTCCCGCACTTCTACCTCTCGATCGACGTCGACGCCGATCCGCTGAACGCGCTGCGCGAGCAGATCAACGCGGATCTCGCCGCGACCGCCGCCGAGGGGGAGAAGCCGGCCAAGGTCAGCTTCAACGATCTCCTCGTCAAGGCGTGCGCCATCGCGCTCGTGCGCGTCCCGGAGTGCAACGCGCAGTTCACCCCGGACGCGATCCTCGTCCACCAGCGCGTCGACATCTCGGTCGCGGTCGCCGTCCCCGAAGGCCTGGTCACGCCGGTGGTGCGCGACGTCGATCGCAAGCAGGTGCTCGACATCGCGGCCGAGGTACGCGAGCTCGCCGGGCGGGCCAAGGCGAAGAAGCTGCGGCCCGAGGAGATGGCGAACGGCACGTTCTCGATCTCGAACCTCGGCATGTACGGGATCGACAACTTCGGCGCCGTCATCAACCCGCCCGAGGGCGCCATCCTCGCCGTGGGCCAGGTCCGCCAGGAGCCCGTCGTGCGCGGCGAGCAGATCGTGCCGGGCCGCCGCCTGAGCATGACGCTCTCCTGCGATCATCGCGTCGTCGACGGCGCGGTCGGCGCGACCTTCCTCAAGGTCCTGCGCCAGCTCCTGGAGCACCCGACGCAGATCCTGCTCGGCTAG
- a CDS encoding SIR2 family protein, whose protein sequence is MSTLMDNANTVSAEVDAAVIEALHEALESGELVLFVGGGISAAAGLPTWRQLVDLLVERVREQASDEVAIAEVAALARSQRYSEALGAAEQALGPAEFNAFVEDALDDEGLEPPRIAIAIAALRDKLRAVLTTNLNHLLERAFGFEWDTLWRVTDEVAWRRRFILKLHGTLKEPHSWVFARERFLASIAPPDVRKSLTTVLSRCPVLFIGFGRADGNFDEMLADIHALSGASPPPRFVIAPGASLTPLRRKTLADMGFLLLPYDTPDGSHDRVLALLDRTCAPRPRAVTSRGRSILPPPIPDLELPPSSSPLGAPYDLPPDSAAYDDTVTMTGALEGSRRERVSEPPASPIEVFFSYSESNRELRDKLETHLAILKRKGVIRGWHDGEIGAGEERDAALAEHLETAKVILLLISADFLASDFCYDVEMQKAIERHDRGEARVIPVILDACDWEGAPFGRLASLPRGGRPVTSWVNQSEAFTDIAKGIRKQVEQLTQNPS, encoded by the coding sequence ATGTCAACCCTTATGGACAACGCGAACACGGTGAGCGCGGAGGTCGACGCCGCGGTGATCGAGGCGCTGCATGAGGCGCTCGAGAGCGGAGAGCTCGTGCTCTTCGTGGGGGGAGGCATCTCGGCCGCGGCCGGGCTGCCGACGTGGCGTCAGCTCGTCGACCTGCTCGTCGAGAGGGTGCGCGAGCAGGCCAGCGACGAGGTCGCGATCGCCGAGGTCGCGGCGCTCGCGCGATCGCAGCGCTACAGCGAGGCGCTGGGCGCGGCGGAGCAAGCGCTCGGCCCAGCGGAGTTCAACGCGTTCGTCGAGGATGCGCTCGACGACGAGGGGCTCGAGCCGCCGCGGATCGCGATCGCGATCGCCGCGCTGCGAGACAAGCTGCGCGCCGTGCTCACCACGAACCTGAACCACCTGCTCGAGCGCGCCTTCGGCTTCGAGTGGGACACCCTGTGGCGCGTCACCGACGAGGTCGCGTGGCGGCGGCGGTTCATCCTCAAGCTGCACGGCACGCTGAAGGAGCCGCACAGCTGGGTGTTCGCGCGCGAGCGCTTCCTCGCGTCGATCGCGCCGCCCGACGTGCGCAAGTCGCTCACGACCGTGCTCTCGAGGTGCCCCGTGCTCTTCATCGGCTTCGGGCGCGCCGACGGCAACTTCGACGAGATGCTGGCGGACATCCACGCGCTCTCGGGCGCCTCGCCGCCGCCCCGCTTCGTCATCGCCCCGGGCGCGAGCCTGACGCCGCTCCGCCGCAAGACGCTCGCGGACATGGGGTTCCTGCTCCTGCCTTACGACACCCCCGACGGCAGCCACGACCGGGTGCTCGCGCTCCTCGATCGCACGTGCGCGCCCCGGCCGCGCGCGGTCACGTCGCGCGGCCGCTCGATCCTTCCGCCCCCGATCCCCGATCTCGAGCTCCCGCCCTCCTCGTCGCCGCTCGGCGCGCCGTACGACCTCCCGCCCGACTCGGCCGCGTACGACGACACGGTCACGATGACGGGGGCGCTCGAAGGGTCGCGGCGCGAGCGCGTCTCCGAGCCCCCGGCGAGCCCGATCGAGGTGTTCTTCTCGTACTCGGAGAGCAACCGCGAGCTGCGCGACAAGCTCGAGACGCACCTCGCCATCCTCAAGCGCAAGGGCGTCATCCGCGGCTGGCACGACGGCGAGATCGGCGCTGGCGAGGAGCGCGACGCGGCGCTCGCCGAGCACCTCGAGACCGCGAAGGTCATCCTCCTGCTCATCAGCGCGGACTTCCTCGCGTCGGACTTCTGCTACGACGTCGAGATGCAGAAGGCGATCGAGCGCCACGATCGGGGTGAGGCGCGCGTCATCCCCGTCATCCTCGACGCCTGCGACTGGGAGGGCGCGCCCTTCGGCAGGCTGGCCAGCTTGCCGCGGGGCGGGCGCCCGGTGACGAGCTGGGTCAACCAGAGCGAGGCGTTCACCGACATCGCAAAGGGCATCCGAAAGCAGGTCGAGCAGCTCACCCAAAACCCCTCCTGA